Proteins from a single region of Candidatus Poribacteria bacterium:
- a CDS encoding DUF1805 domain-containing protein, with translation MKNREDIVSDNPLPTVEDRVIETAWGRCIGHRAQWEGGQYCALLTNRGIVGCGAYDVATLERFGQIVAVARGTPEHPLVYPEDLFDARIAAATRHARDAGIREGMTGSEALRVLLELR, from the coding sequence ATCAAGAATCGGGAGGACATCGTGTCCGACAACCCGCTGCCGACGGTCGAGGATCGTGTCATCGAGACGGCGTGGGGCAGGTGCATCGGGCACCGCGCCCAGTGGGAGGGCGGTCAGTACTGCGCCCTGCTGACGAACCGAGGGATTGTCGGATGCGGCGCGTACGACGTTGCCACGCTGGAGCGGTTCGGGCAGATCGTCGCTGTCGCGCGCGGAACGCCGGAGCACCCACTCGTCTATCCCGAAGACCTCTTCGACGCTCGGATCGCCGCCGCGACAAGACACGCTCGGGACGCGGGCATCCGCGAAGGTATGACCGGCTCCGAGGCGCTTCGCGTACTGCTCGAACTGCGCTAG
- a CDS encoding NAD(P)-dependent oxidoreductase: MPTRQRWAFCRTNGAKKMEKNDLRIGFVGVGRMGANMARRLRDAGYAVAAVYDIDKARSTELAGELGCEAAATLARITELSDVVITVVTDDAAMRRIYADNADDSLLVHADGKLFINCATITPGVHVEVEALCARHGAQSLEACMASSITQARQGTLYLMVGGSPDAYERAKPILETLSSALRYIGPAGKAAQVKALVNMVMNINTAALAEGLGLGDALGLDLSMLREVFSQTGANSRVLETDGEDMQNRDHDCYFSAAHAAKDSGIAVALAEEEHLDLPLAKATLEQFRRMVAIGKGELDKSGVAELTFRGRS, from the coding sequence ATGCCCACCCGACAACGGTGGGCATTTTGCCGAACGAACGGAGCGAAGAAGATGGAAAAGAACGACCTCCGGATCGGTTTCGTCGGTGTCGGGAGAATGGGCGCGAACATGGCTCGCCGCCTGCGCGACGCTGGGTACGCGGTCGCCGCCGTCTACGACATCGACAAGGCGCGCTCGACGGAGCTCGCCGGTGAGCTCGGGTGCGAAGCCGCCGCGACGTTGGCGCGGATCACCGAGTTGTCCGATGTCGTCATCACGGTCGTGACGGACGACGCAGCGATGCGGCGCATCTACGCGGACAACGCCGACGACTCGCTGCTCGTCCACGCAGACGGCAAACTGTTCATCAACTGCGCGACGATCACGCCGGGCGTTCACGTCGAAGTGGAAGCCCTTTGCGCCCGGCACGGGGCTCAGAGCCTCGAAGCGTGCATGGCGAGCAGCATCACCCAGGCGCGGCAGGGGACGCTCTACCTGATGGTCGGCGGCTCACCCGACGCCTATGAGCGCGCCAAACCCATCCTGGAAACGCTGAGCTCGGCGCTCCGGTACATCGGGCCCGCTGGCAAGGCGGCGCAGGTGAAGGCGCTGGTCAACATGGTGATGAATATCAACACGGCGGCGCTCGCCGAGGGGTTGGGGCTCGGTGACGCCCTCGGGCTCGATCTGTCGATGCTCCGCGAGGTGTTCAGCCAGACGGGAGCCAACTCTCGCGTCCTCGAAACCGACGGCGAGGACATGCAGAACCGCGACCACGACTGCTACTTCTCCGCCGCCCACGCCGCGAAGGACTCCGGCATCGCCGTAGCACTCGCCGAGGAGGAACACCTCGACCTGCCCCTGGCGAAAGCGACTCTCGAGCAGTTCCGCCGCATGGTTGCCATCGGCAAGGGCGAACTCGACAAGTCCGGCGTCGCGGAGCTCACTTTCCGAGGCAGGTCGTAA
- a CDS encoding DUF5069 domain-containing protein, with amino-acid sequence MAGQVPLISSGSAGPLGAVHLPRLWQKLLLGSKGLLHEDWDLCGDGFDQLTLDDLGLDRSKTIAFVNQNLPTYPQFEAWVRANGTKLTESDIEKHNAAVRGYEHGDDTRSGILGANGIEDDRTIRDAVRLNELEDWLAFHGSVTG; translated from the coding sequence ATGGCGGGACAAGTCCCGTTGATCAGTTCCGGTTCCGCGGGTCCATTGGGTGCGGTTCACCTTCCGCGCCTGTGGCAGAAGCTACTGCTCGGCTCCAAGGGTCTGCTTCACGAAGACTGGGACCTATGCGGCGACGGCTTCGACCAGTTGACCCTCGACGATCTCGGCTTGGACCGCTCCAAGACCATCGCCTTCGTCAATCAGAATCTGCCGACGTACCCGCAGTTCGAGGCGTGGGTGCGCGCGAACGGCACGAAGCTGACCGAGTCCGACATCGAGAAGCACAATGCCGCGGTTCGCGGATACGAGCATGGCGACGACACGCGCTCCGGGATTCTCGGCGCCAACGGCATTGAGGACGACCGCACGATCCGTGACGCCGTGCGCCTGAACGAACTCGAGGACTGGCTGGCGTTCCACGGGAGCGTCACAGGCTGA
- a CDS encoding sugar phosphate isomerase/epimerase — protein sequence MECVVFPKFFQTLTSSELGQTLRSIGFDGVDVMVRDGYWVTADTLAESLPEFVRTMHDFGLSTDNATTDYVDITDPDLEHAVATMAENGIQQFRLKGFPYEGFGTFASSFDSARRTLAHFEKLGAKHGIRVFFQTHGGTLHATATASLFLVQGFDPRYIGVHHDPANMICQEGYESWDKGFDALGDYLCMVGVKNAAAFLAPTGPDYRLRWRREWTTLSEGQVDWREVFAALARTGFRGPLCMHNFYERGIAGLTEQTRRDLEYLRTLLAEAGLD from the coding sequence ATGGAATGCGTCGTGTTCCCCAAGTTCTTCCAGACCCTGACGAGCTCGGAGCTCGGGCAGACGCTGCGCTCCATCGGCTTCGACGGCGTCGACGTCATGGTGCGCGACGGATACTGGGTCACGGCGGACACACTCGCGGAGAGCCTACCCGAGTTCGTGCGAACCATGCACGATTTCGGGCTATCGACAGACAACGCGACGACGGACTACGTCGATATCACCGACCCCGACCTGGAGCACGCCGTCGCGACGATGGCGGAGAACGGCATCCAGCAGTTCCGGCTCAAAGGCTTTCCCTACGAGGGCTTCGGAACCTTCGCCAGCTCGTTTGACTCCGCGCGTCGCACGCTGGCGCACTTCGAGAAGCTGGGCGCCAAGCACGGCATCCGCGTCTTCTTCCAGACGCACGGCGGAACGCTTCACGCGACGGCGACGGCATCGCTGTTTCTCGTCCAGGGGTTCGATCCGCGCTACATCGGCGTTCACCACGACCCGGCGAACATGATCTGCCAAGAGGGCTACGAGTCGTGGGACAAGGGCTTCGATGCGCTGGGCGACTACCTGTGCATGGTGGGCGTCAAGAACGCGGCGGCGTTCCTGGCTCCAACGGGTCCGGACTACCGGCTCCGATGGCGGCGCGAATGGACGACGTTGAGCGAGGGTCAGGTCGATTGGCGTGAAGTGTTCGCCGCGCTGGCTCGAACGGGATTCCGGGGACCCCTCTGCATGCATAACTTCTACGAGCGCGGCATCGCGGGACTGACCGAGCAGACGCGCCGCGACCTGGAGTACCTCCGAACTCTCCTCGCGGAAGCCGGACTCGACTAG